The region CGAATGGCACACGAGAGTTCAACTGTGAAGGTGCCACAGGCTCATCATTGATAACCTGCTGAAGGGTTTCGGTGGAAGTCTCGGCCTTGAAGGGAGGGCGTCCAGTAAGTAGCTCATATAGGACGGCTCCTATCGAGTAGATATCAACCGTTGGCTGAATCGCGTTGTGACCGCCGGCGGCTTGCTCGGGTGCCATATAACTGGGGGTGCCGGCGCGTGGTTCATTCGTCAAAGTCGTAGAGTCAAGTTCAATCCATCTCGACAGGCTGAAGTCTCCGATTTTTGGGGTCTGGTCTGAGTCGAGAAGAATGTTCCCAGGCTTCAGGTCGCGATGCACGATGCCTATGAGGTGTGCGGCATGGATCGCATCTGCCAGCACACGGACGAGTTCTGCCGCCTCTGTTGCTGAGCGTGGTTTCCCCTTAAGTGTTTGGGCGAGATCGCCCCCTTCGAGAAGTTCCATGGCGTAGAACGGAAAGCCATCATGCTCCGCGACGTCATATACCTGTACGATGTTGGGATGACGCAATGCCGCGACATTCTGAGCTTCGCGCAGCAAGCATTCTAATTCCTCACGAGATGCATATGCGCCAAGCAACACCATCTTGATCGCGACCAAACGGTTTAGCTTGAGGTGTCGAGCGCGGTATACGACCCCCATTCCGCCGGTGCCAATGACATCGAGAACTTCGTATCCGGGGATCTCGGGAAGGCGATCATTGCTATGGAAACTGTCCCGCAGCAAACGTCGGGTCGGACTCGTGCCTGCAACAGGTGTGGGAAACATCGCCTCCATCTCGGCATGAACTCCGCGTAATCGGTGCAGCCGTTCTTCAAGTATCCGCTCAAGTTCGATGTCGCCGCCACTCGCCTCACGAGGTAATTTGTTCGTCTCAAGTATCTCCTCAAGTAGCGCACGGATTTGAGTCTCATCACGTGGCGAGGGCTTGTCGGCGGGACCATCGTTACGGGGCGTCGATTCACCCACTGGCTCACTCCTTTAGGCATCAGGGGGACGAAGATCGCTAAGCTGCTCACTCAAGATCACGAGACCGCGATTCAGGCGGCGCTGCACGGTCTTGCTCGAAACCTGAAGGATCTCAGCGGTCTCACTCTGCGTGATGCCTTGGATACGAACCAACTCGAAAACTTCACGCTCTTCGTCCGGGAGATTCTCGATCGCTTCCAGCATCCTGACCGCATTTGCCCCGAGGATCGATCCTGAGGTTTCCGGAGAGGCAATGGCATCCTCGTAGTGCACAGGCATTTGTGCCTGTTGATCTAAGCGTCGGGCCAGGTCATTAAGTTCCCATCGCATATGGCGATTCGCGAGTGCGAAGAACTGCCTGGGGGTTTCCGGGTGCACGCTCTGCATGGCTTTGAGGAGTCGCTCCACGATCGCGCTCAGCATTTCTTCCGACTGGAGACTCACCGGGGGGCGCATGAGGCGAGGATACCGGCGAACCAGCATCGTAGTGCATAGTGTTTGCAAACGAGCGGCCGACCTTTCTAGCAAGGCACGTACGATCGGTTCGGACGGGGCATCTCCACCGAGTTCCCGCAAGTATTTCTGAACTTCGATCGTCGTGTTTCCCTGGTCCATGCCTGGATTATAGGCCTGCCATTGCTG is a window of Bremerella sp. TYQ1 DNA encoding:
- a CDS encoding sigma-70 family RNA polymerase sigma factor, with translation MTLAQQQWQAYNPGMDQGNTTIEVQKYLRELGGDAPSEPIVRALLERSAARLQTLCTTMLVRRYPRLMRPPVSLQSEEMLSAIVERLLKAMQSVHPETPRQFFALANRHMRWELNDLARRLDQQAQMPVHYEDAIASPETSGSILGANAVRMLEAIENLPDEEREVFELVRIQGITQSETAEILQVSSKTVQRRLNRGLVILSEQLSDLRPPDA